A section of the Effusibacillus lacus genome encodes:
- the pssA gene encoding CDP-diacylglycerol--serine O-phosphatidyltransferase: MFVKALPSAFTLGNLFLGIISIILAFNDEFGLAAILVIVGMLLDGLDGRIARALNATSEFGKELDSLSDVISFGVAPAFIMYGVILHQLGWVGMVITGIFPICGALRLARFNVMAGNPNYFVGLPITAAGGILATMALYQNLIPASKVILPIAMLGLSYLMISRIKYPNFKKVGIPKAAYWIVPVLAAFVTFVFVYYPEQASKLIFLPLALYAIYGLKKNYRTSKKKRKIIVQDSLDSKFEL; this comes from the coding sequence ATGTTTGTTAAAGCGCTTCCAAGCGCTTTTACGTTAGGCAATCTTTTTCTTGGTATCATTTCCATCATTCTGGCTTTCAATGATGAATTCGGCCTGGCTGCCATTCTGGTCATTGTCGGCATGCTGCTTGACGGTCTGGATGGTCGCATTGCGCGGGCGTTAAATGCCACCAGCGAGTTTGGCAAGGAATTGGATTCCCTGTCGGACGTTATCTCATTCGGTGTAGCTCCCGCTTTTATCATGTATGGCGTTATTCTGCACCAGCTGGGTTGGGTGGGAATGGTCATTACCGGTATTTTTCCCATCTGCGGGGCGCTTCGTCTGGCGCGGTTCAATGTGATGGCGGGCAATCCCAACTATTTCGTGGGCTTGCCAATTACGGCAGCGGGGGGAATCCTGGCTACCATGGCCCTTTATCAAAATCTGATTCCCGCCTCGAAAGTGATTCTTCCAATTGCGATGCTGGGATTGTCTTATCTGATGATCTCCCGTATCAAATATCCCAACTTCAAGAAAGTCGGCATTCCTAAAGCGGCTTACTGGATCGTGCCTGTTCTGGCCGCTTTTGTCACTTTCGTGTTCGTCTACTATCCGGAGCAGGCCAGCAAGCTGATCTTTCTTCCCCTGGCTCTGTATGCCATTTACGGGTTAAAAAAAAACTATAGAACCTCCAAGAAAAAACGCAAAATAATAGTGCAGGATTCCTTGGACTCCAAGTTTGAATTGTAA
- the disA gene encoding DNA integrity scanning diadenylate cyclase DisA: protein MREEIKKDTMINKLLRLTAPGTSLREGLENVLRAKTGALIVVGESDIMNKVVDGGFRIDCEFTPANLYELAKMDGAIILSDDVKRILVANAQLTPDSSIPSFETGTRHRTAERVAKQTGQLVICISQRRDVVTLYQSNFRYTLKDIGVILAKANQAINTLERYKAVLDQSLTNLSALEFEELVTLHEVAMVMQRIEMVLRIKMEIRRYITELGTEGRLISMQLDELVSKVDEEAYLLVKDYCKDTELTPHQILTELHTLSAEDLLDGEAIVRILGYNGDVNITEEPVSSRGYRILTKIPRLPHPVIENLVTHFSSITQILSASIEELDDVEGIGEVRARSIKEGLRRIQEQVFIDRHI from the coding sequence ATGAGAGAAGAAATCAAGAAAGATACAATGATCAACAAGCTGTTAAGGCTTACGGCACCCGGAACCAGTTTGCGGGAAGGATTGGAGAACGTTCTGCGGGCGAAAACCGGTGCACTGATTGTCGTGGGTGAATCGGACATCATGAACAAAGTTGTGGATGGAGGCTTTCGCATCGATTGCGAGTTTACTCCGGCAAATCTGTATGAACTGGCCAAGATGGACGGCGCCATTATCCTGAGTGATGACGTCAAAAGAATCCTGGTCGCCAATGCCCAATTGACCCCCGATTCTTCCATTCCCTCTTTTGAAACGGGAACCCGCCACCGCACTGCGGAACGGGTGGCGAAACAAACGGGCCAGCTGGTCATCTGCATATCGCAACGGCGCGATGTGGTCACGCTTTACCAATCCAATTTTCGCTACACCTTGAAAGACATCGGAGTCATCCTTGCCAAAGCCAATCAGGCGATCAATACACTTGAACGGTACAAGGCAGTGTTGGATCAGTCCTTGACCAACCTGAGCGCTTTGGAGTTTGAGGAGTTGGTTACGCTTCACGAAGTTGCAATGGTAATGCAGCGAATTGAGATGGTGCTGAGAATAAAAATGGAGATCAGGCGATATATTACAGAATTAGGGACAGAAGGCCGTCTGATCTCGATGCAGCTTGATGAATTGGTATCCAAAGTTGACGAGGAAGCCTACTTGTTGGTGAAAGACTACTGCAAGGATACCGAGCTGACTCCCCACCAGATCCTGACCGAGCTCCACACGCTTTCGGCTGAAGATTTGCTCGACGGGGAAGCGATTGTCAGAATACTTGGCTATAATGGTGACGTAAACATTACGGAAGAACCGGTTTCGTCCCGCGGATACCGGATTTTGACGAAAATCCCCCGCTTGCCGCACCCGGTGATCGAGAATCTCGTAACCCATTTTTCCAGCATTACTCAGATCCTGAGTGCATCCATCGAAGAACTGGATGATGTGGAAGGTATTGGAGAGGTCAGGGCCCGGTCCATTAAAGAGGGGTTGCGGAGGATTCAGGAACAGGTGTTCATTGACAGGCACATTTAA
- the radA gene encoding DNA repair protein RadA yields the protein MAKTKVKFVCQECGYESPKWMGKCPGCHTWNRMVEEVERTTKTPAPAVLGSHQSKVERIDEIDISQEPRVKTGSEETDRVLGGGIVPGSLVLVGGDPGIGKSTILLQTSHRLAAQGLKVLYVSGEESVQQIKLRADRLQILSPHLLILSETDFAQIEMQIAAVNPDFLIVDSIQTIFHPAVGTTPGSVGQVRECTGHLLRIAKTHGIATFIVGHVTKEGAIAGPRMLEHMVDAVLYFEGERHHTYRILRAVKNRFGSTNEIGIFEMREEGLVEVGNPSELFLSERSQGAPGSAVVASVEGTRPVLVEIQALVSPTAFGNPRRNANGLDHARVSMIMAVLEKRMGLYVGSQDAYVNVAGGVRLDEPAVDLGVAMAIASSFKETGMSPHDVYIGEIGLAGEIRGVSRIEQRVREARKLGFARCIVPIKNLRGWTPPAGIEVVGVDSIQQAFQIVFRG from the coding sequence ATGGCAAAGACAAAAGTTAAATTCGTATGTCAGGAATGCGGCTATGAAAGCCCAAAATGGATGGGGAAATGCCCCGGTTGTCATACATGGAACCGGATGGTGGAAGAAGTGGAGCGAACAACGAAAACGCCGGCTCCTGCCGTATTGGGTTCACACCAGTCAAAGGTAGAAAGAATCGATGAAATTGACATCTCCCAGGAACCCCGTGTTAAGACCGGGTCGGAAGAAACCGACCGGGTCCTTGGCGGGGGGATCGTTCCAGGCTCCCTGGTGCTTGTCGGAGGCGATCCGGGAATCGGGAAGTCCACGATCCTGCTGCAAACCTCTCACCGGTTGGCGGCACAAGGGTTGAAAGTGCTTTATGTATCCGGAGAGGAATCGGTCCAACAGATCAAACTGCGTGCCGACCGTTTGCAGATCCTGTCGCCGCATTTGTTAATCCTTTCAGAAACCGATTTTGCCCAAATTGAGATGCAGATCGCGGCCGTGAATCCGGATTTTCTGATAGTCGACTCTATACAGACCATCTTTCATCCGGCAGTTGGCACAACACCCGGTTCGGTCGGCCAGGTTCGGGAATGTACCGGACACCTTTTGCGTATCGCCAAGACACATGGAATTGCCACTTTCATTGTCGGCCACGTAACGAAAGAAGGTGCCATTGCAGGACCGCGAATGCTGGAGCATATGGTGGATGCGGTACTTTATTTTGAAGGGGAACGGCATCATACATACCGGATTCTTCGTGCGGTCAAAAACCGGTTTGGGTCGACCAATGAAATCGGCATCTTTGAGATGAGGGAAGAGGGGTTGGTGGAAGTCGGGAATCCATCGGAACTGTTCTTGTCAGAACGTTCCCAAGGGGCACCCGGTTCTGCTGTTGTGGCTTCCGTGGAAGGGACGCGGCCGGTGCTGGTTGAAATCCAGGCGCTGGTAAGCCCCACCGCTTTTGGGAATCCTCGCCGCAATGCCAACGGGTTAGACCATGCCCGTGTCTCCATGATCATGGCTGTGCTTGAGAAACGAATGGGATTGTATGTAGGTTCGCAAGACGCTTACGTGAATGTGGCAGGAGGCGTACGCCTGGATGAACCGGCAGTGGATTTGGGCGTGGCTATGGCCATTGCATCCAGCTTCAAGGAAACCGGCATGAGCCCGCATGATGTATATATTGGTGAAATTGGGCTTGCCGGCGAAATCAGAGGGGTATCCCGGATTGAACAGCGGGTACGGGAAGCCAGGAAACTGGGGTTTGCCCGTTGCATCGTCCCGATCAAAAATCTGCGTGGATGGACGCCGCCTGCAGGGATTGAAGTGGTAGGTGTCGATAGTATACAACAGGCGTTTCAAATCGTGTTCCGGGGGTGA